A region from the Triticum urartu cultivar G1812 chromosome 1, Tu2.1, whole genome shotgun sequence genome encodes:
- the LOC125548788 gene encoding uncharacterized protein LOC125548788 isoform X3, with amino-acid sequence MSHEKHRGETTIASLLHHKSRLPSVITMALLVLGVIILIVYFNNGSGTRRPRAPRRTSRAGAAGKKDVGEAFFVFMQSNRWEVEELERVDHGVPACKGVAFCHGCGVRHHDLEPHNLQIGGWVGILWFDPSKRKCSLLFINQRHFLLSWMDGTPSI; translated from the exons ATGTCACATGAGAAGCATAGGGGAGAGACCACCATCGCCAGCTTGCTCCACCATAAGTCGCGCTTGCCCTCCGTGATCACCATGGCACTGCTTGTCCTG GGAGTGATTATTCTCATTGTATACTTCAACAATGGCTCAG GTACGCGAAGGCCGCGAGCGCCAAGGCGCACCTCACGCGCAGGGGCTGCCGGCAAGAAGGACGTGGGCGAGGCCTTCTTCGTCTTCAT GCAAAGCAACCGGTGGGAGGTGGAAGAGCTTGAGCGAGTCG ATCATGGTGTACCAGCTTGCAAGGGTGTTGCTTTTTGCCACGGATGCGGTGTCCGGCACCATGACCTTGAGCCACACAACCTGCAAATTGGTGGATGGGTTGGTATCCTCTGGTTTGATCCCAGCAAGAGGAAGTGTTCTCTTCTCTTTATCAACCAAAGGCACTTTCTTCTCTCATGGATGGATGGGACTCCATCAATTTAG
- the LOC125548788 gene encoding uncharacterized protein LOC125548788 isoform X1, with amino-acid sequence MSHEKHRGETTIASLLHHKSRLPSVITMALLVLGVIILIVYFNNGSGTRRPRAPRRTSRAGAAGKKDVGEAFFVFMVSSARISSIKPHEQVCRCCKATGGRWKSLSESIMVYQLARVLLFATDAVSGTMTLSHTTCKLVDGLVSSGLIPARGSVLFSLSTKGTFFSHGWMGLHQFSISLGVSMLLMLVLMPCFLSCHVLILTGSIISHDCLLACLLYNLYC; translated from the exons ATGTCACATGAGAAGCATAGGGGAGAGACCACCATCGCCAGCTTGCTCCACCATAAGTCGCGCTTGCCCTCCGTGATCACCATGGCACTGCTTGTCCTG GGAGTGATTATTCTCATTGTATACTTCAACAATGGCTCAG GTACGCGAAGGCCGCGAGCGCCAAGGCGCACCTCACGCGCAGGGGCTGCCGGCAAGAAGGACGTGGGCGAGGCCTTCTTCGTCTTCAT GGTGAGTTCCGCAAGGATTTCAAGCATAAAACCCCATGAACAAGTCTGTCGCTGCT GCAAAGCAACCGGTGGGAGGTGGAAGAGCTTGAGCGAGTCG ATCATGGTGTACCAGCTTGCAAGGGTGTTGCTTTTTGCCACGGATGCGGTGTCCGGCACCATGACCTTGAGCCACACAACCTGCAAATTGGTGGATGGGTTGGTATCCTCTGGTTTGATCCCAGCAAGAGGAAGTGTTCTCTTCTCTTTATCAACCAAAGGCACTTTCTTCTCTCATGGATGGATGGGACTCCATCAATTTAGTATCAGTTTAGGTGTTAGTATGCTGTTGATGCTTGTGTTGATGCCATGCTTTTTGTCTTGTCATGTGCTGATATTAACTGGTAGCATCATCTCCCATgattgcttgcttgcttgcttacTCTATAACCTATACTGCTAA
- the LOC125548788 gene encoding uncharacterized protein LOC125548788 isoform X2: MSHEKHRGETTIASLLHHKSRLPSVITMALLVLGVIILIVYFNNGSGTRRPRAPRRTSRAGAAGKKDVGEAFFVFMVSSARISSIKPHEQVCRCCRQSNRWEVEELERVDHGVPACKGVAFCHGCGVRHHDLEPHNLQIGGWVGILWFDPSKRKCSLLFINQRHFLLSWMDGTPSI; this comes from the exons ATGTCACATGAGAAGCATAGGGGAGAGACCACCATCGCCAGCTTGCTCCACCATAAGTCGCGCTTGCCCTCCGTGATCACCATGGCACTGCTTGTCCTG GGAGTGATTATTCTCATTGTATACTTCAACAATGGCTCAG GTACGCGAAGGCCGCGAGCGCCAAGGCGCACCTCACGCGCAGGGGCTGCCGGCAAGAAGGACGTGGGCGAGGCCTTCTTCGTCTTCAT GGTGAGTTCCGCAAGGATTTCAAGCATAAAACCCCATGAACAAGTCTGTCGCTGCT GTAGGCAAAGCAACCGGTGGGAGGTGGAAGAGCTTGAGCGAGTCG ATCATGGTGTACCAGCTTGCAAGGGTGTTGCTTTTTGCCACGGATGCGGTGTCCGGCACCATGACCTTGAGCCACACAACCTGCAAATTGGTGGATGGGTTGGTATCCTCTGGTTTGATCCCAGCAAGAGGAAGTGTTCTCTTCTCTTTATCAACCAAAGGCACTTTCTTCTCTCATGGATGGATGGGACTCCATCAATTTAG